In the genome of Tsukamurella paurometabola DSM 20162, the window CTGACCCCTACCGAACGCGCGGTTTTCGTGCTCCGCGAGGTGTTCGGCTTCGGCTATCCGGAAATCGCCGAAGCGGTGGGGAAGAGTGAAGCGACGGTGCGCCAGACCGCGCACCGCGCCCGCGGTCATGTCCAGGCGCGACGACCGCGCACCGTCGTCGACCCCGCGGTGGCGCAGGGCGCGGCGGAGCGGTTCCTGACCGCGGCGGCTACCGGCGATGTTCAGGCGCTCATGGATGTGCTGGCGCCCGACGCGGTGTACCTGGGGGACGGTGGCGGCGTGGTCTCGGCGGCCCGGCGTCCGGTACACGGCGCGGACAAGGTGGCGCGCATGCTGATCGGGTTGTTCCGCAAGGGCGCCGCGATGGGCGAGATGGGATTGCGTTTCGCGGTGTACAACGGCATGCCGGCGATGGTCGTCTCCTTCGACGGGGTCGTCGATCAGGTCACCTGTATCGAGGTCGACGGTGCGATCGTCACAGGTGTCTACTGCGTGCGGAACCCGGCGAAGCTCCGGAGCGTATCGATGGGGTGACGGACGGCCTCGGAAGCGACGGCGAGGCCGTACGAAGTGAAAGAAGATTCCCTATCGAATCCGATAAAGATCGGCTGTCTGAGCAGGCATTAATCCGTGGCATCGCAAAGAGTGGAAAAGTCTCTAGCGTGAGTAGCGAGATGTATGAAACAACCAACTCGGACAAACTTCACAGGTCACAGTGGTGACAACGGGTCTTGTTTCCGCTGCTGGAAGTCGCATTCCCGAGGCTCTCGATCCCTCGTTTGTGAATCACAATTTCATAACGTTTAGATAACTGATCTATATATCACTGATAGACATCGGATCTGTACCGTTAACTATGTCGCGGACTGAATATGAATCGGTGTTCTCAGGGATCGCGCATCTTCAGTC includes:
- a CDS encoding RNA polymerase sigma-70 factor → MTTAAEVFTEYRPLLFSIGYEILGSVADTEDVLQESYLRWSDVDLAVVENPRAYLARIVTRQALNALRGAARRREQYVGPWLPEPLETPSGDAPTEHVLTGEAVTTAMLLVLESLTPTERAVFVLREVFGFGYPEIAEAVGKSEATVRQTAHRARGHVQARRPRTVVDPAVAQGAAERFLTAAATGDVQALMDVLAPDAVYLGDGGGVVSAARRPVHGADKVARMLIGLFRKGAAMGEMGLRFAVYNGMPAMVVSFDGVVDQVTCIEVDGAIVTGVYCVRNPAKLRSVSMG